In the genome of Neodiprion pinetum isolate iyNeoPine1 chromosome 2, iyNeoPine1.2, whole genome shotgun sequence, one region contains:
- the LOC124213387 gene encoding uridine diphosphate glucose pyrophosphatase NUDT14, whose amino-acid sequence MSEANTDRETKILREKMQDLKDVEIGPLPPNSPWVRPVRMQFRQAGKLKKWDLLRIHDSVAMIVFNVTQRKLIFVSQFRPAVFYASLPEKQGKVDLQQYPPSLGVTLELCAGIVDKDLPIAEIAREELLEECGYNAPVSNFVKLHTCRSGVGPTGAMETLFYVEVTDEMRVNSGGGSEVEGELIEVVELSVNEFKEYINRPSIQSPPEVLFAASWFFHNKPEHCS is encoded by the exons ATGAGCGAGGCGAACACTGATCGGGAAACAAAGATCCTCAGAGAGAAGATGCAGGATCTGAAGGATGTAGAGATAGGTCCTCTGCCGCCAAACTCACCGTGGGTGAGGCCGGTGCGAATGCAATTCCGACAGGCAGGAAAACTGAAGAAATGGGATCTGCTCCGTATCCACGACTCCGTGGCCATGATCGTCTTCAACGTCACCCAGAGGAAACTTATATTCGTATCCCAGTTCCGTCCCGCCGTTTTCTATGCAAGTTTACCCGAGAAACAGGGCAAAGTTGACCTTCAGCAATACCCTCCGAGCCTTGGCGTTACGTTAGAACTTTGCGCAGGCATCGTAGACAAGGATCTACCCATCGCTGAGATCGCTAGGGAGGAATTGCTCGAGGAGTGCGGATATAACGCTCCTGTTTCCAACTTCGTTAAGCTCCACACATGCAG AAGTGGAGTCGGACCTACAGGAGCCATGGAAACACTCTTCTATGTAGAAGTTACAGACGAGATGCGAGTGAATTCTG GTGGGGGTTCGGAGGTTGAGGGTGAGCTGATCGAGGTGGTCGAATTGAGTGTAAACGAATTTAAGGAGTACATAAACCGTCCAAGCATCCAGAGTCCACCGGAAGTTTTATTTGCGGCATCCTGGTTTTTCCACAATAAACCAGAGCACTGTTCCTAA